A window of the Lentisphaera araneosa HTCC2155 genome harbors these coding sequences:
- a CDS encoding serine/threonine protein kinase, which yields MTKTRSSLMSIHNMEVRNRSIIIIVLLLLVLTGYFTERRLKFEIENSVRDSLEKTLRSNAEAMTLLLRGYKERVRGISKIPHIKQSTLQITELYAQSKETQLKSETAKLESILNGFFSHNGFLDYYLINQHGRMIASKNAALLGHQVNTADAIQSLMDKDGNFVCLPKKATHPVTGHEFVLMYVGTSLKNKNGETYAYLAFSVNPSHGFSSIMEVTAQTGESSETYAINKDGWMISHSRFDEELRELNILEKDDQSSVLEVQLIDKEGKALTVLEDAFSNPNTTYPQVQVNSEGYLDYRDYEVIGAWTYLKEYDFAITSEIDKEEAFRSLSIIRKIFAIIFGLASLLALGLIAYALYSIQLKKKVRSAALEAASELGQFKIIEKLGEGAMGVVYRAEHQLMQRETAIKVLKNEAAREVDLVQFEKEVRITCRLTHPNTICIYDYGKTREGLFYYAMEYLEGSDLQEVITKTGPIAPERVIHFVKQICASLHEAHTMNLIHRDIKAQNIVVCNRGGIFDSIKVLDFGLVHDSNDESGHKVSGTPRYMAPEASSSRNELNDSIDIYAIGILISVMLTGQYPFSCDESVEDILRAHREDTPMKPTELVKFPIPEEFDAIVLWCLEKDPKDRPTNVMELAQKLDSLDLATWTQEKAKNWWSLNSEYFLTSDGSGTSSSSSFDKTIQFDRFDKTIQADS from the coding sequence TTGACCAAAACACGTTCATCATTGATGTCCATCCACAATATGGAAGTTCGCAATAGAAGCATCATTATTATTGTTTTGCTTTTACTCGTACTCACGGGCTACTTCACAGAACGTCGGCTCAAATTTGAAATTGAAAACTCTGTCCGTGACTCCTTAGAGAAAACTTTGCGCAGTAACGCCGAGGCCATGACTCTTTTACTCCGAGGTTATAAGGAGCGCGTTCGCGGCATCAGCAAAATCCCTCATATAAAACAATCTACTCTGCAAATTACCGAGCTTTATGCTCAGAGCAAAGAAACTCAACTCAAAAGTGAAACAGCCAAACTCGAATCCATTTTAAACGGCTTTTTTAGCCATAATGGTTTCCTAGATTACTATCTCATCAATCAACACGGCCGCATGATTGCCTCGAAAAATGCCGCCCTCCTTGGCCACCAAGTCAACACTGCAGATGCTATTCAGAGCCTCATGGATAAGGATGGTAACTTTGTTTGCTTACCAAAAAAAGCCACTCATCCCGTAACAGGACATGAATTTGTACTTATGTACGTCGGCACATCCTTGAAAAATAAAAATGGCGAAACTTACGCCTACCTTGCCTTCAGTGTCAATCCTAGTCACGGCTTTAGTAGTATCATGGAGGTCACAGCCCAGACGGGTGAATCAAGCGAGACTTATGCGATCAATAAAGATGGATGGATGATCTCCCATAGCCGCTTCGATGAAGAACTTCGCGAGCTCAACATTTTGGAAAAAGATGATCAATCATCTGTTCTCGAAGTTCAATTAATCGACAAAGAAGGAAAAGCTTTAACTGTTTTGGAAGATGCATTCTCCAATCCAAATACGACTTATCCACAAGTCCAAGTTAATTCAGAGGGCTACCTAGATTATCGTGATTACGAAGTCATCGGTGCCTGGACTTACCTAAAAGAATATGACTTTGCTATCACCAGTGAAATTGATAAAGAGGAGGCATTTAGATCGCTCTCAATTATTCGAAAAATCTTTGCCATTATTTTTGGTCTTGCCTCCCTACTCGCTTTAGGCCTCATTGCTTATGCGCTATACAGTATTCAACTCAAGAAAAAAGTCCGCAGCGCTGCTCTTGAAGCCGCTAGTGAGCTGGGACAATTCAAGATTATCGAAAAACTTGGCGAAGGCGCCATGGGAGTTGTCTACAGAGCTGAACACCAATTAATGCAGCGGGAAACCGCCATAAAAGTTCTCAAAAACGAAGCGGCTCGTGAAGTTGATCTCGTTCAATTCGAAAAAGAAGTGCGAATCACTTGCCGACTTACACACCCTAATACAATATGTATTTATGATTACGGTAAAACTCGCGAAGGTCTCTTTTATTACGCCATGGAATACCTCGAAGGCTCTGACCTCCAAGAAGTCATCACTAAAACTGGCCCTATTGCTCCAGAGCGCGTCATTCATTTTGTTAAACAAATCTGCGCATCACTCCACGAAGCTCATACAATGAATCTCATTCACCGTGACATCAAAGCACAAAACATTGTCGTTTGTAATCGCGGTGGTATTTTTGATAGCATCAAAGTTCTTGATTTTGGCCTCGTACACGACAGCAATGATGAAAGTGGTCACAAAGTCTCTGGAACTCCTCGTTATATGGCTCCGGAAGCCTCGAGCTCTCGCAATGAACTTAATGATAGTATCGATATCTATGCAATTGGTATTTTAATTTCAGTCATGCTTACAGGGCAATACCCTTTTTCTTGTGATGAATCAGTCGAAGATATTCTTCGCGCTCATCGCGAAGATACACCCATGAAACCCACTGAACTCGTCAAATTCCCTATCCCAGAAGAATTTGATGCCATTGTACTCTGGTGCCTCGAGAAAGACCCGAAAGATCGTCCGACAAACGTCATGGAACTCGCCCAAAAACTCGATTCTCTTGACCTCGCAACCTGGACGCAGGAAAAAGCAAAAAATTGGTGGAGTTTAAATTCCGAGTACTTCCTAACTAGCGATGGCTCAGGAACTAGCTCTTCGAGTTCTTTTGACAAAACAATCCAGTTTGATCGCTTCGACAAAACAATCCAAGCTGACTCATAA
- a CDS encoding NADPH-dependent FMN reductase, whose amino-acid sequence MKVVTILGSASAYSNTKKALTVVENKFTDLGAEVSQLDPLDLKLNNPATTETEDTKRITQLVRDADIVIMATPEYHGSYSSVIKLIIDNLGYPSALGGKPVGILGVAASPFGALKALEHLNSITAHLGCYTYPKMVNVASCYKVFDKSGALIDENLRERLEALADNMMEYAQKF is encoded by the coding sequence ATGAAAGTCGTAACCATTCTCGGTTCAGCCAGTGCTTACAGCAACACAAAAAAAGCTTTAACAGTCGTTGAAAATAAATTCACTGATTTAGGTGCAGAAGTTAGTCAGCTCGACCCTCTCGACCTTAAACTCAACAACCCTGCTACAACTGAAACGGAAGATACCAAACGTATCACTCAACTCGTACGCGATGCAGACATCGTTATTATGGCGACACCAGAATATCACGGTAGTTACAGCTCTGTGATTAAACTCATTATTGATAATCTCGGTTACCCTTCTGCTCTCGGTGGCAAACCCGTAGGCATCCTCGGTGTGGCAGCGAGTCCTTTTGGTGCTCTTAAAGCCCTTGAACACCTCAATAGCATTACGGCTCATTTAGGCTGCTACACTTACCCAAAAATGGTCAATGTGGCGAGCTGCTACAAAGTCTTTGATAAATCCGGGGCACTTATCGATGAAAACCTCCGCGAACGTCTTGAAGCACTAGCAGACAATATGATGGAATACGCCCAGAAATTTTAA
- a CDS encoding sugar O-acetyltransferase: MTEKEKMLSGTLYNPANKELTREREVARKLCRQFNQSTETEKKLRVKILKELFQTENSSIWIEPSFKCDYGYNIKFGHKVFLNFDCVILDTCEVSLGDNVMIGPGVHIYTAQHPINPIERATWQETAAPVSIRDNVWLGGNTTICPGINIGEGSVIGAASVVTKDIPPGVVAAGNPCRVIRKVDEK; the protein is encoded by the coding sequence ATGACTGAAAAAGAAAAAATGCTTTCCGGCACACTTTATAACCCGGCTAACAAAGAACTCACTCGCGAAAGAGAAGTCGCTCGCAAGCTCTGCAGGCAGTTTAATCAGTCGACTGAAACTGAAAAGAAACTTCGCGTCAAGATCCTCAAGGAACTCTTTCAGACGGAGAACTCCAGTATATGGATTGAGCCTTCGTTTAAATGCGACTATGGCTACAATATAAAATTTGGTCACAAAGTCTTCCTCAATTTTGATTGCGTCATTCTCGACACTTGCGAAGTCAGTCTTGGCGATAATGTAATGATTGGCCCTGGAGTCCACATATACACGGCACAGCACCCCATTAATCCCATAGAAAGAGCCACATGGCAAGAAACTGCCGCTCCTGTAAGCATTAGAGATAATGTTTGGCTTGGAGGCAATACAACGATTTGTCCCGGAATCAACATAGGTGAGGGCAGCGTCATCGGTGCTGCTAGCGTGGTCACAAAAGACATTCCTCCAGGAGTTGTTGCCGCAGGAAACCCCTGCCGCGTCATCAGAAAAGTTGACGAAAAATAA
- the rluF gene encoding 23S rRNA pseudouridine(2604) synthase RluF, with protein sequence MRLNKFISDSGFCSRREADRLIEEGRVLINGRRCKTGQQVEDKDFVEVDGQRIKAKRQKERVYLAFNKPEGITCTTEGSVKGNIVDFINYPEKIFPIGRLDKFSNGLIFMTNDGDIVNKILRAGNAHEKEYVVTIDRPVTDEFLRKMSNGIPILDTVTKKCKVTKVSKNTFRIILTQGLNRQIRRMCEYLACRVLSLQRTRIMKVDLGKLKPGTWRHLNPKEMAEINQMIESSSNTQEASKDSNKQGRRSLPKRPVARQNMKTSSQSHKKSSPKRRGQTSGRPSKQNSKSRPQRKRR encoded by the coding sequence ATGCGACTCAATAAATTTATCAGTGACTCAGGTTTTTGTTCTCGACGCGAGGCCGATCGCTTGATTGAAGAGGGGCGCGTATTGATTAATGGGAGACGCTGTAAAACGGGTCAACAAGTTGAGGACAAAGACTTTGTGGAAGTGGATGGTCAACGCATTAAAGCCAAGCGTCAAAAAGAGCGCGTCTATTTGGCTTTCAATAAACCCGAAGGGATTACCTGTACAACGGAAGGCTCCGTAAAGGGGAATATAGTTGATTTTATCAATTATCCTGAAAAAATATTTCCGATCGGACGTCTCGATAAATTTTCCAATGGCTTGATCTTTATGACTAATGATGGCGACATAGTCAATAAAATCCTACGTGCGGGCAATGCTCATGAAAAAGAGTATGTGGTCACCATTGATCGACCGGTGACGGATGAGTTTTTGAGAAAGATGTCCAATGGGATTCCGATTTTAGATACAGTTACAAAAAAGTGTAAGGTCACGAAAGTAAGTAAGAATACTTTTCGAATTATTTTGACTCAAGGCCTGAATCGCCAGATTCGTCGCATGTGCGAATATTTAGCTTGCCGCGTTTTGAGTCTCCAGCGGACAAGGATTATGAAAGTCGATTTAGGGAAATTAAAGCCCGGAACTTGGCGTCACCTCAATCCTAAAGAAATGGCTGAAATCAATCAAATGATTGAGAGCTCGAGCAATACGCAAGAGGCTTCAAAAGATTCGAATAAACAAGGTCGCAGATCGCTCCCAAAACGTCCAGTCGCTCGCCAAAATATGAAGACTTCAAGTCAGAGTCATAAGAAGTCGAGTCCTAAACGTCGTGGACAAACGTCTGGTCGTCCTTCCAAACAAAATAGTAAATCACGACCTCAGCGCAAGCGCCGATAA
- a CDS encoding CYTH domain-containing protein, translating to MSIEIEKKFLVQGQPWLEAPFQLLRQGYIAKEGKATVRVRTSQNQAWLTIKGQTPENSFSRLECEYSIPLDDANLMLTELATSTIISKKRYTLEHQGFEWTIDVFDGDNQGLVLAEIELPSEETEFPLPTWAYREVTFDHRFANSALSKFPWPHFSEEFTRE from the coding sequence ATGTCTATTGAAATTGAAAAGAAGTTCCTCGTCCAAGGGCAACCTTGGCTAGAGGCTCCTTTTCAGCTTTTGCGTCAAGGCTACATAGCTAAAGAAGGCAAAGCCACTGTTCGTGTGCGAACTTCACAAAACCAAGCTTGGTTAACTATTAAGGGCCAAACTCCAGAAAATAGTTTTTCTCGTCTCGAATGTGAGTATTCAATCCCATTAGACGACGCAAACCTCATGCTCACAGAGCTTGCCACGTCCACTATCATCAGCAAAAAGCGCTACACTTTAGAACACCAAGGGTTCGAATGGACGATTGATGTTTTTGATGGTGATAATCAAGGTCTCGTACTCGCCGAAATTGAGCTCCCCTCAGAAGAAACCGAGTTCCCCCTCCCGACCTGGGCTTACCGCGAAGTCACTTTTGATCACCGCTTTGCGAACTCCGCACTCTCGAAATTCCCTTGGCCCCATTTCTCCGAGGAATTCACTCGTGAATAA
- the lpxA gene encoding acyl-ACP--UDP-N-acetylglucosamine O-acyltransferase translates to MASNIHPQAFVHPNAKVGDNCEIGPFCTISEHAEIGDNCYLQSHVVIDGRTKIGDNCKIYAFASIGSQSQDLKFKEGNITYTEVGSNTIIREYVTIHSGTDDGTITKVGSNCALLALSHVGHNTIVGDHVVLSHNATLAGHVTVSDHANIGGLSAVHQFCNVGKNAMIAGMARVIQDVLPYTICEGAPGSCRIVNKIGMDRAGYSKDEIRNANEAFKILFKRGNTLEQAITLLKEEFSDSPVIDNIVNFCEKSERGLARPK, encoded by the coding sequence ATGGCTTCGAACATCCATCCCCAAGCCTTTGTTCATCCCAATGCGAAAGTGGGTGACAACTGCGAAATCGGCCCTTTTTGCACGATTAGTGAACACGCAGAGATTGGCGATAACTGCTACCTACAATCTCACGTCGTCATTGATGGTCGTACCAAAATTGGCGACAATTGCAAAATTTACGCTTTCGCATCGATTGGCTCACAATCACAGGACTTAAAATTCAAAGAAGGCAATATCACTTATACTGAAGTTGGCTCCAACACAATTATCCGCGAATACGTGACGATTCACTCGGGCACTGATGATGGAACGATTACAAAAGTGGGTTCAAACTGCGCTCTTCTCGCTCTGTCTCACGTTGGTCACAACACCATCGTCGGCGATCATGTGGTCCTCAGTCACAACGCAACTTTAGCAGGTCACGTAACTGTATCAGATCACGCTAATATCGGTGGTCTCTCAGCCGTTCACCAATTCTGTAATGTTGGTAAAAACGCCATGATTGCTGGAATGGCTCGTGTGATCCAAGACGTTTTACCTTACACTATTTGCGAGGGAGCTCCCGGATCTTGCCGCATTGTCAATAAAATTGGCATGGACCGCGCCGGATACAGCAAAGACGAAATTCGCAATGCTAATGAAGCCTTTAAAATTCTTTTCAAAAGAGGCAACACACTTGAGCAAGCGATCACTTTACTCAAAGAGGAATTTTCAGATAGTCCCGTTATCGACAACATTGTCAACTTTTGTGAAAAATCTGAACGCGGCTTAGCTCGCCCAAAATAA
- a CDS encoding hotdog domain-containing protein: MSKIISYPELFDLIPQRFPALLVDRIEVGEETGKYRALKNVTVNEHYFVGHFPNNPIMPGVLQLAAVSQVASAAFKLEGGKGTPWVRKINKMRFKNPVLPGDQLIIELSISEVSEKSAELSATAKNGHGKVCSIVTLTLGTLECTPFEPTTLIPEPLPEFAEYKEKVMDTNAISASIPHRFPFQFIDNVIHMEDMHIVGEKLVSINEPYSQNYIPPSPVLPISVLTETCAQLGCVYMLAQPENKNKIGLFVSIEDAEFFRPAVPGDLLTIDFKLDFLKSRLGRGICKVYCGSEPLAELAMAFALVEKEA; this comes from the coding sequence ATGTCAAAAATCATTTCTTACCCCGAACTCTTCGACCTCATCCCCCAACGTTTTCCTGCGCTCTTAGTTGACCGCATCGAAGTCGGTGAAGAAACGGGTAAATACCGTGCCCTCAAAAACGTCACTGTAAACGAACATTATTTTGTGGGTCACTTCCCCAATAACCCCATCATGCCTGGTGTATTGCAATTAGCCGCCGTATCGCAAGTTGCGAGTGCTGCTTTCAAACTTGAAGGCGGCAAAGGAACTCCTTGGGTTAGAAAAATCAATAAAATGCGTTTCAAAAACCCTGTCCTCCCAGGCGATCAACTCATTATCGAGCTCAGTATTTCAGAAGTAAGTGAAAAATCTGCCGAACTCAGTGCTACCGCAAAAAATGGTCACGGCAAAGTTTGCAGCATTGTTACTTTGACTCTCGGCACACTTGAATGCACGCCATTCGAGCCGACAACGCTCATCCCAGAGCCCCTTCCTGAATTCGCAGAGTACAAAGAAAAAGTCATGGATACAAATGCGATCTCCGCAAGTATCCCTCACCGCTTTCCTTTCCAGTTTATCGACAATGTCATTCACATGGAAGATATGCATATCGTCGGCGAGAAACTCGTCAGTATTAACGAACCTTATTCTCAGAACTACATTCCCCCTTCACCCGTTTTGCCTATTTCTGTTCTCACTGAAACTTGCGCGCAACTCGGCTGTGTTTACATGTTAGCACAACCTGAGAACAAAAACAAAATCGGGCTCTTCGTCTCTATTGAAGATGCCGAATTCTTCCGCCCAGCTGTTCCTGGCGACCTCCTCACAATCGACTTCAAACTCGATTTCCTCAAGTCTCGCCTTGGTCGCGGTATTTGTAAAGTTTATTGTGGTTCTGAACCCTTAGCTGAACTCGCAATGGCTTTTGCTCTTGTTGAAAAGGAAGCGTAA
- the lpxC gene encoding UDP-3-O-acyl-N-acetylglucosamine deacetylase has product MNPDKQHTIEKSVSFTGISLHTGHRARLTFQPAPANTGIIFRRMDLPGQPGVLAVGTNATDVERATTLKDGDAVVHTVEHVLAALMSRSIDNVYVEMDRPEPPIADGSSLPFLKILKEAGAVEQDAEREYFTVDEVQTLEMDHALITVVPDDKFRISCTVKYDQSVLDTQYLSMEVTQDSFEKDLSEARTFCSYFELEYLMNAGLIKGGSLDNATVIHGGTIYSKDGLRYDDEFVRHKMLDIVGDFSLLGKPLKAHIIAVKPGHPSNVTMVQQMLKLTSGSK; this is encoded by the coding sequence TTGAACCCAGACAAACAACACACAATTGAAAAGTCGGTTTCCTTCACGGGAATCTCCCTTCACACAGGGCATCGTGCAAGGCTGACTTTTCAACCTGCACCCGCGAACACGGGCATTATCTTTCGCCGCATGGATCTACCGGGTCAACCTGGTGTCCTCGCTGTGGGCACTAATGCCACAGATGTTGAACGCGCCACAACTTTGAAAGATGGCGACGCCGTCGTTCATACAGTTGAGCACGTTTTGGCCGCACTCATGAGTCGTAGCATCGATAATGTCTATGTAGAAATGGATAGGCCTGAGCCCCCCATTGCTGATGGCAGCTCATTACCCTTTTTAAAAATCCTCAAAGAAGCTGGCGCAGTTGAACAGGATGCCGAAAGAGAGTATTTCACCGTTGATGAAGTCCAAACTCTTGAAATGGACCACGCCCTCATCACCGTCGTTCCCGACGATAAATTCCGCATCTCATGCACAGTGAAATACGATCAATCCGTGCTCGACACCCAGTACCTCAGTATGGAAGTCACACAAGACTCCTTCGAGAAAGATTTGTCCGAAGCTAGAACTTTCTGTTCATACTTTGAACTCGAATACCTCATGAATGCGGGCCTCATTAAAGGTGGTAGCCTCGATAATGCTACCGTTATTCATGGCGGAACCATTTACTCTAAAGATGGCTTGCGCTATGACGACGAATTTGTGCGTCACAAAATGCTCGATATCGTTGGAGACTTCTCTTTACTCGGCAAGCCTTTAAAAGCTCATATCATTGCCGTAAAACCTGGCCACCCATCTAACGTGACCATGGTTCAACAAATGCTTAAACTTACATCAGGATCAAAATAA
- a CDS encoding zinc metallopeptidase, with the protein MIFTPLAVFAFDMTYILFFFLPALALSLFASWHTKSTFNRYKEVPGSKGLTGAQAANEMLRRNGVNNCTIEITQGFLSDHYDPRSRTLRLSPDVYNGRSLSAIGVACHEAGHALQHAQAYAFLNMRSAMCPLVGIGNQVGNICLIAGLFLSSRPFMLIGIIGLALAFLFTVVTLPVEWDASARAKKAMMTAGLLAPREVDGAGKVLNAAFLTYLASAISALMTLIYYVLRYMGSNRD; encoded by the coding sequence GTGATCTTTACACCTTTAGCTGTCTTCGCTTTCGACATGACTTACATCCTTTTCTTTTTCTTACCCGCCTTAGCTCTTTCCCTTTTTGCCTCTTGGCACACAAAATCAACCTTCAACCGCTATAAAGAAGTTCCTGGCAGCAAAGGCCTCACTGGCGCGCAAGCCGCCAATGAAATGTTGCGTCGCAACGGCGTAAATAATTGCACAATAGAAATCACCCAAGGTTTCTTATCTGATCACTATGACCCAAGGTCGAGAACTTTGCGTTTATCTCCAGATGTTTATAATGGTCGTTCATTATCAGCTATTGGTGTCGCCTGTCACGAAGCAGGCCACGCCCTGCAACACGCTCAGGCCTACGCTTTTTTAAATATGCGCTCTGCCATGTGCCCTTTAGTCGGCATCGGCAATCAAGTGGGAAATATATGTTTAATAGCAGGGCTATTTTTGAGCTCACGCCCCTTCATGCTCATTGGTATTATTGGTTTGGCACTAGCATTTCTATTCACAGTTGTCACTCTCCCAGTTGAATGGGACGCTTCAGCTCGCGCCAAAAAAGCGATGATGACTGCGGGCTTATTAGCTCCGCGCGAAGTAGATGGTGCCGGCAAAGTGCTTAATGCGGCCTTCTTAACTTACTTAGCATCTGCCATTTCTGCACTGATGACGCTAATTTATTATGTCCTGCGCTATATGGGCTCAAACCGCGACTAA
- the rsgA gene encoding ribosome small subunit-dependent GTPase A — MAKKKKQKQNHAERFENLSEEQKMEILSSAARLRKAHKMKKSDRGDWKRNLERGRDHSGKKASRMAKQKPDALEDWTRKAMELADSMNTLEKESERELFEGVVKSISRGGGILRGAHGEITFFLKSELAMLQKTGVSVGEEVYYSMKDDGSALVERIAKRKSIFSRPDPLRPKIERVIAVNIDYVCMVSSLDSPVFNPFFIDRVLIGARQSGAEFVLCLNKMDLEVEDKEQVLKELDYYRQLGVSIFEVSAHDEQGIDDLKLFLKGKKSVFVGTSGVGKSSLLNAISPDLDIKTQETREKAGGRGRHTTVMSTFHYLEDDDLYIIDTPGFREFNLMEISKDELKFYFPEFDGLESCKFSNCQHIHEVGCVVLDALDNGDIYERRYDSYLRILDTLPKSET, encoded by the coding sequence ATGGCAAAAAAGAAAAAGCAAAAACAAAATCATGCTGAGCGCTTCGAAAATCTAAGCGAAGAACAGAAAATGGAGATCCTTAGTTCTGCGGCGCGTTTGCGAAAAGCGCATAAAATGAAGAAGAGCGATCGAGGAGATTGGAAGCGCAATTTAGAGAGGGGGCGCGACCACTCGGGGAAGAAGGCTTCGAGGATGGCTAAGCAAAAGCCAGATGCCTTAGAGGACTGGACTCGGAAAGCCATGGAATTAGCTGACTCAATGAACACCCTCGAGAAAGAAAGTGAACGTGAACTCTTTGAGGGCGTCGTAAAAAGTATTTCTCGTGGCGGTGGGATTTTGCGAGGTGCGCATGGAGAAATCACCTTTTTTCTTAAATCCGAATTAGCGATGTTGCAAAAAACAGGCGTTTCAGTTGGCGAAGAAGTCTACTACTCTATGAAAGATGATGGTAGCGCACTGGTGGAGCGTATCGCCAAGCGTAAGAGTATTTTTTCGCGACCCGATCCATTGCGACCCAAAATTGAGCGTGTGATTGCGGTGAATATTGATTACGTTTGCATGGTGTCTTCACTTGATAGTCCCGTTTTTAATCCCTTTTTTATTGATCGTGTACTCATAGGGGCTCGTCAGAGTGGTGCCGAGTTTGTCTTGTGTTTGAACAAGATGGATTTGGAAGTCGAAGATAAAGAGCAAGTCCTCAAGGAATTGGATTACTACCGCCAACTCGGCGTGAGTATTTTTGAGGTCTCAGCCCATGATGAGCAAGGGATTGATGATTTAAAGCTCTTTTTGAAAGGGAAAAAATCTGTATTTGTCGGAACGAGTGGTGTGGGTAAATCATCTTTGCTCAATGCGATTAGCCCAGATTTAGATATCAAAACTCAGGAGACTCGAGAAAAGGCTGGTGGTCGCGGTAGGCACACCACAGTGATGTCGACTTTTCACTATTTAGAAGACGATGACCTCTATATAATTGACACGCCGGGTTTCAGAGAGTTTAATTTAATGGAAATAAGTAAGGATGAACTGAAGTTTTATTTTCCAGAGTTTGATGGTTTAGAAAGTTGTAAATTTAGCAACTGCCAACACATTCACGAAGTGGGCTGTGTAGTTTTAGATGCTCTGGACAATGGTGATATATATGAACGTCGTTACGATAGTTATTTAAGAATTTTGGATACTTTACCCAAAAGTGAAACATAA